The DNA window ctagaagaaaccttcataataattgaatcaacaaatttaatcacaagtaaacattttgatattaaccatGTTACATTTGATgtcataaataattggataatcaaaacttcatttatctaataatgcaagcattataaaatgacatcgataatccaaaaacacaattgatagtctaggaataaaattccacatcaataatccatatgatatcaaaaccaaacaatatcaaaaactcttaaaattcaacaatgtaaacataaaagcaaaaataaactCTTCTGACTTGAACATGATCATCTCAAAAGTCCACCCCTTTTTCTCATCTCAGTTTGAGCATTCACAAGCTTGTTATAAAGTTCCAGAATTGAAAACGTTTTGTCgctaaacaaaatttcatctcTGACTTCATTAAAGCTATCTGGAAGCCCATCAAGGATCATTATCTTCTGGGTTTCTGGGTCAACTTTCCCCCCCGATAATAGAAGTTCATGGAAATAGCCATGCATGACTAGGACGTATTTGCCCACATCATGGCCCTCTTCCAATACCTCACTCCTTAAATGCTCCACAGCGCGACCAGCTCTTACCTTAGAGGACTTTTCTTCAAACCACTTAGGCTTGTTGACCAACGGCCTTTTGGGTTTGTCAAACCTCTCAAGGGCATTGCCAACACCGGCTAAAAGGAAGCCCTTGAGATGACATTCCGCGGTATGCCACTGATCACGAAACTCCTTGTCCTCTCCTTGTAGATGGTATGTGGGCGGACGATTCTTGCTGAGAATCAACCTCAAGTCATTGATCAAACGATCAACATCAAGCTTACTTTTCCATTCCTTAAACAATTCAGAGTCACGCTTCCTCGAACTAAGTATGGCATagtaaatatcccaagtatcAATCATCTTTCGTTCAAGCTGAGAATAAataccaataatataaacatgtaaaatttcaaagaattgcaaataaccacaaaacaattcatcaattttacatcCACAAAAATCAAGCACAAACGTTCTTCTACTAGGAAGCCGTGTCATATTCATGCaagaaattcattatttttactggCCACAATGTCGAcagatagtccagagaccataaGAATGGCATGGCTGACTAACAATGCTAAAgcgtataaccataaaattaaGCACTAAGGATTCTTTACTTGTGCGTGAACTCCTCTAAAGAAAGGTCGAACCGGACAAGCACCTCCTCCTATAGCTCCCTCTaagcattattaaaatacaatccTTATAATTTCGCAGCAATATTGCTCCGGTAAAGACCAGTCGCGATATTactgaaaaactaattttacgattttaatAACCTTTATCTAGAGAAGTCCAAACTTACGAACTGGTAATGTTCCTCCCGTAAAGACAGGCCGGTCACTACTTCGCACTAAGACCAATTTTATGGAGGCCATATACAAACGTGTTGTAATTATcgcttcatattttcttgttggtggttttaatagtttaattatcacTTAAGCAGATAAGGCAGGTATCCACAttcaaagaataattaaacatgtacTAGCTATGCATGCAAGGCAATAAGTACATAGGCGATGCACGAGTTAAACtagattttaacaaataaaatcataactcaaattaaatatccatcaatcatcaataaaacatgtaaacacATTTACAAAAGGTTCACATAAACATAATGACGAAACttgatcatttaattaagcatctaaaataaatagatagaattaaaattctatcTCCACATAAACAAGATTATCTAGACATTAAGTCCAATCTTAAACAATCAtacattattagttaaaataacgTATCTTGATTATTAGAATCaccttttaatactattaggaTTTACTTAGATAGAATTAATCCATCCttatcctaaaattaatgtcTAGGTGTATATCATAAAAGATTAGCTAAGtcttaatttaaaatgcccacttggatatataaatccgcatttatccaattaagactaaatccatttaaaacacaccaattaaatttgagaacTAAATTTCTCATAGCTTTCATAAAATCACATGACAAGAAGAATCTTATTAcatctttaattcaaaatgatgttttctagatgaaataaaattcaccttcatcaaaattaaagacaaaattcaacttaaataaataattaaggattttaatagcaaaattaatgctctatgaattttcatacctttaaatcacatttgatgttatctagatgaaacaaattcaccttcatcaaaattaaagataaaattcaaattaaactaggaattgaattccaattaaaatccaattaatcatttaacactttaataatttaggatttaagTAGCATGTTAA is part of the Salvia hispanica cultivar TCC Black 2014 unplaced genomic scaffold, UniMelb_Shisp_WGS_1.0 HiC_scaffold_1530, whole genome shotgun sequence genome and encodes:
- the LOC125198490 gene encoding uncharacterized protein LOC125198490 — protein: MIDTWDIYYAILSSRKRDSELFKEWKSKLDVDRLINDLRLILSKNRPPTYHLQGEDKEFRDQWHTAECHLKGFLLAGVGNALERFDKPKRPLVNKPKWFEEKSSKVRAGRAVEHLRSEVLEEGHDVGKYVLVMHGYFHELLLSGGKVDPETQKIMILDGLPDSFNEVRDEILFSDKTFSILELYNKLVNAQTEMRKRGGLLR